GATCAAGGTGACGCGGATCGCGCACGGCCTGCCCATGGGCGGCGACCTCGAGTACGCCGACGAGGTGACGCTGGCGCGGGCGCTGGAGGGCCGGCGCGAGCTATGAGGCGCCGCGACTGATGCGGTCCGCGATTGATCCGCAGAAGGCGTTTCCGCGCCGGCTCGTCCCGCCGGATGCCAACGCGGGACGGTGGGACGAGATCGAGCGCGTCGCCCAGGTCCTCCTGGTCCAGGCGCCCGGAACTCCCCAGGCGCTCGAACGATGGCTCGAGGAGGTGAGCGAAACGGCCGCGTGGGT
The genomic region above belongs to bacterium and contains:
- a CDS encoding recombination protein RecR, encoding IKVTRIAHGLPMGGDLEYADEVTLARALEGRREL